A window of Gavia stellata isolate bGavSte3 chromosome 21, bGavSte3.hap2, whole genome shotgun sequence contains these coding sequences:
- the TBX3 gene encoding T-box transcription factor TBX3, protein MEENRFGAELLPTALSLPGALAKPIMDQLVGAAETGIPFSSLGHQAAAHLRPLKTLEPEEEVEDDPKVHLEAKELWEQFHKRGTEMVITKSGRRMFPPFKVRCTGLDKKAKYILLMDIVAADDCRYKFHNSRWMVAGKADPEMPKRMYIHPDSPATGEQWMSKVVTFHKLKLTNNISDKHGFTILNSMHKYQPRFHIVRANDILKLPYSTFRTYVFPETEFIAVTAYQNDKITQLKIDNNPFAKGFRDTGNGRREKRKQLTLQSMRVYDERQKKENPTSDESSNEQTAFKCFAQSSCPAVPAVGTSSLKDLCPSEGDSDADSKDDPLLEANESGKISTTTATTPAPASSAAAAGDDPREKGGSPSKSHFFPGDSAGSRSRERTEKAPPDSRHSPATISSSTRGGSLSGEELKSPLRDGPKVDENRLLGKEPFAPLTVQTDSTAHLSQGHLQNLGFPPALAGQQFFNPLGNGHPLLLHPGQFAMGGAFSGMAAGMGPLLATVSGASAGVSGLDNTVMATAAAQGLSGASAAALPFHLQQHVLASQGLAMSPFGSLFPYPYTYMAAAAAASSAASSSVHRHPFLNAVRPRLRYSPYPLPVPLPDGSSLLTTALPGLAAGSGEGKAGGLNASPGSGPLDSASDLTSRSSTLSSGSVSLSPKLGAEKEAATSELQNIQRLVSGLDPKQDRSRSGSP, encoded by the exons ATGGAGGAGAATCGCTTCGGTGCCGAGCTGCTGCCAA CCGCCCTCTCCCTTCCCGGGGCTCTGGCCAAACCCATCATGGATCAGTTAGTGGGGGCTGCAGAGACTGGTatccccttttcctccctgggTCACCAGGCAGCAGCCCATCTGAGGCCTTTAAAAACTCTGGAGCCAGAAGAAGAGGTGGAAGATGACCCGAAAGTGCATCTGGAAGCCAAAGAGCTTTGGGAACAATTCCATAAAAGAGGCACGGAGATGGTGATTACCAAATCGGGAAG GAGAATGTTTCCTCCATTTAAAGTGAGATGCACTGGACTGGATAAAAAGGCCAAGTACATTTTATTGATGGATATTGTGGCGGCTGATGATTGTAGGTACAAATTCCATAATTCCCGGTGGATGGTAGCCGGCAAAGCTGACCCTGAAATGCCAAAGAGAATGTACATCCACCCGGACAGCCCGGCCACCGGCGAACAATGGATGTCCAAAGTCGTCACCTTTCACAAGCTGAAGCTCACTAACAACATCTCCGACAAGCACGGATTC aCCATTTTAAACTCCATGCACAAGTACCAGCCCCGGTTCCACATCGTCCGAGCAAACGATATCCTCAAGCTTCCCTATAGCACGTTCAGGACCTACGTTTTCCCGGAGACTGAATTCATCGCAGTGACCGCATACCAGAATGATAAG ATCACTCAATTAAAAATTGACAACAATCCCTTTGCCAAAGGTTTTCGGGACACCGGGaatggaaggagagaaaaaag GAAGCAGCTGACCCTGCAGTCCATGCGGGTGTACGACGAGaggcagaagaaggaaaatccCACCTCGGACGAGTCGTCCAACGAGCAGACGGCCTTCAAGTGCTTCGCCCAGTCCTCCTGCCCCGCCGTGCCCGCCGTCGGCACCTCCAGCCTCAAAG ATCTCTGCCCCAGCGAGGGAGACAGCGATGCGGACAGCAAAGACGATCCCTTGCTAGAAGCCAACGAGTCGGGCAAAATCAGCACGACCACCGCCACCACCCCAGCGCCGGCCAGCTCCGCCGCGGCCGCGGGAGACGACCCCCGGGAGAAAGGGGGAAGCCCCTCCAAAAGCCACTTCTTTCCCGGAGACTCGGCGGGGAGCCGGAGCCGAGAGAGAACGGAGAAAGCCCCTCCGGACTCCCGGCACAGCCCGGCTACTATCTCTTCCAGCACCCGGGGGGGAAGCCTGAGCGGCGAGGAACTGAAAAGCCCCCTCAGGGATGGCCCCAAAGTAGATGAGAACCGGCTGCTGGGCAAAGAGCCCTTCGCCCCCCTCACGGTCCAGACCGACAGCACGGCCCACCTGAGCCAGGGACACTTGCAAAACCTCggcttcccccctgccctggccgGCCAGCAGTTCTTCAACCCGCTGGGCAACGGGCACCCGCTGCTGCTGCACCCCGGGCAGTTCGCCATGGGGGGGGCCTTCTCCGGCATGGCCGCGGGGATGGGGCCGCTGCTCGCCACCGTCTCCGGGGCATCCGCCGGTGTCTCGGGACTGGACAACACGGTCATGGCCACGGCGGCGGCCCAGGGACTCTCGGGAGCATCGGCGGCTGCTCTGCCTTTCCATCTGCAGCAGCACGTCCTGGCTTCTCAG GGCCTGGCCATGTCTCCCTTCGGAAGCCTCTTCCCCTACCCCTACACCTacatggcggcggcggccgccgcctccAGCGCCGCCTCCAGCTCGGTGCACCGGCACCCCTTCCTCAACGCCGTGCGGCCGCGGCTCCGCTACAGCCCCTACCCGCTGCCCGTCCCCCTGCCCGACGGCAGCAGCCTCCTCACCACCGCCCTGCCCGGCCTGGCCGCCGGCTCCGGCGAGGGCAAAGCGGGGGGGCTGAATGCCAGCCCCGGTTCCGGGCCCCTGGACTCCGCCTCGGACCTCACCAGCCGCTCGTCCACCCTCTCCTCCGGCTCCgtctccctctcccccaaacTGGGCGCGGAGAAGGAGGCGGCCACCAGCGAACTGCAAAACATCCAGCGCCTGGTCAGTGGGCTCGACCCCAAGCAGGACAGATCCCGCAGCGGCTCCCCGTAA